The Gemmatimonadota bacterium DH-78 region ACACGGCTCGAGGCCGCCCTCCAGACACGGCTCGAGGCCGCCCTCCAGACACGGCTCCAGGCCGCCCTCCAGGCACGGCTCGAGGCCGCCCTCCAGGCACGGCTCGAGGCCGCCCTCAAGCCCCCCCGATCGCCGCGCACGACCGCCCTTGACCGCGCCGCCGTCCGCAGCCCATCCTCCGCACACCCACCTCGACCCCATCCGTATCGCCTCTCCCTTGCGGGACGCACTGGACGGGGGGACGGTGCCCGGGGTCGTTCGCCCCCTGAGCGTCACCCATCTGCCCGGTCCGGACCCGACCCCCGCTCCATGTCCACCCACCCCGCCTCCGACGCCCGCTGCTTCTGGGTTCCCCCGGACGACGAGCTCTACCGAGCCTACCACGACCGCGAGTGGGGTCGACCGGTCACCGACGACGTCCGCCTGTTCGAGAAGGTGAGCCTCGAGGCCTTTCAATCGGGGCTGAGTTGGCGGACCATCCTCGGAAAGCGCGACAACTTCCGGCGGGCCTTCGACGGCTTCGAACCGGCGCGGGTGGCGGCCTACGGCGACGCCGAGGTGCAGCGACTCCTCGGCGACGCAGGCATCGTCCGGCACCGCGGCAAGATCGAGGCGGTGATCAACAACGCCGCGCGCGCCCTCGAACTGATCGACGAAGCCGGATCGCTGGCGGCCTTCTTCTGGAGCTTCGAACCCGAACCGGCGTCCCGCCCCGCGGTGCTGACCGAGCCGGTGCTGCGCACCATGACCACCTCCGACGAGGCGAAGGCCCTCTCGAAGGCGCTGCGCAGACGGGGGTGGAAGTTCGTGGGGCCGACCACCGCCTACGCCTTCATGCAGGCGATGGGACTGGTGAACGATCATCAGGAAGGCTGCCCGGTACGGGCGGAGGTCGAAGCGGAGCGGGCTGCGCTGAAGCGGCCCTGAGGCGGCTCAGCCGCCCTCGTCCCCCTTCCCTTCCAACAGCTGGGCCGCGTACCAGGCGCGCTCGATCGACAGATCCACCTCGCCCTCCTCGAGAGCGCGGCGCGCGCCCGTCAGCAATCGTTCCCCCCGCGCCATCGAGCGCGCATCGACGGCCCCCGTCACCTCGCCGCGGACGAGCGCGCGATCGGCGCGCGCGATCAGGGTGCGCGCCACGGCACGGGGCCCGAGCTCTCGGATCCGATCGGAGGCCTGAAGACCGACGGTGAGGGCCCGGTCGTGCCGGCCGGCATCGAGGGCGGCCCGGGTGTCGGACACGAGCGATCGGATCTCCTCGAGGGCCGGGGCGAGATCGGGCGGCACCGACCCGATATCGCCGAGATCGCGCTCCACCTGGAAGAGGGGGTCGAGGGTGCTCGACACCCCGCCCGCGCCCAGAGCGTCGCGAAGCGCCGGGGCCGCCTGACGGATCGCCTCGTCGCGGGCCGACCGCCCGAGATCGGGATCGTCGGCCTCCCAGGCCAGCAGCCACGCCTCGAGCACCGGCGCCAGCTCGTCGCGCACCTCCGCATCGGCCGCGAGAAGGCCAAGAGTGGGCAGCTCGACCGGCACGGCCACGGCCGGTACGATCTCGGAAGCCACGAGAGCGGCGAGGGGGTCCGACCCGGAGTCGCGGCACCCGGGGAGGAGCGCGAGCGCGACCGCGATCAGAACGCGGGAGCGCGCCCGAACGAAGGGGCCTCCCCGGGTGACCGGGGCGGTGAGGAAGGTCCGTGGAGCCATGGTCGGAACCTATTCAGTGGGCGCGCGTAAGGGCAACGTCGAATGCTACCCGGAACGGGGCGAAACGGGCCCGTTCCGCGCCCTTCTCGTTGCTTGACCGTCGAGAAGGCCGCGGGTAGCTTCGCGCTCTGTCATCCGGGGCCGGATCACGGGCCCCTCCCACGCTGGACACACCCCGAGGTATGCTCATGTCCGAGAAGGTGCTCGTTCATTACGAGGTGCGGGACAAGGTCGGAATCCTGACTCTCGATGACCCCCCGGCCAATACCTACACCTACGAGATGTTCCAGCAGTTCGACGCCGCCGTGCTGAAGGCGCGGATGGATTCGAACGTCGAGGTGATCATGATCACCGGAGCGGGCGAGAAGTTCTTCTCCGCCGGCGCGAACATCTCGATGCTCAACGAGGCCGACCCGTACTTCAAGTACTACTTCTGCCTGCACGCCAACGAGACGCTGAACCGCCTCGAGCACACCCCGAAGCTCGTGATCGCGGCCCTCAACGGTCACACCGTGGGCGGGGGGCTGGAGATCGCCATGGCCGCCGACCTCCGGGTCGCTCGCAAGGGTGCCGGCAAGCTCGGTCTGCCCGAGGTCAACCTCGGCGTCCTGCCGGGCACGGGCGGCACCCAGCGCCTCTGCCGCATCGTGGGCAAGTCGCACTCGATCGAGCTCATGGCCGAAGGCGATCTCTTCGACTTCGAAGCCGGTCTCGACAAGAACCTCGTGAACGTGATCATCGAGGCCGAGTCGGGCGACGACTTCAAGGAGAAGGCCCTCGAGTACGCCAAGCGCTTCACCACGCCCAACAAGGCGTCGAAGGCGGTCGGAAACATCAAGCGGTCGGTGCAGACCGGCATCGGGCTGCCCTTCGAGCAGGCGCTCACGGTCGAGCGCGAGCTCCAGCAGCAGCTCTTCCAGAGCGGCGACGCCAAGGAGGGCATCGCCGCCTACGTCGAGAAGCGAAAGGCCGACTTCAAGGGGAGCTGAACCGGTGAGCCACGAGGTACGCACCCGACTCTGGATTCACAACGAGGCGGTCGATGCCGCCTCTGGCCTCACCTTCGACACGACCAACCCGGCCACGGGGGCGACCATCGCCTCCGTGGCCCGGGGGGCCGCCGCCGACATCGATCGCGCGGTGGCCTCGGCCCGCGAGGCGATGGCGTCGCCCGAGTGGCGCGGCATGGACGCCCACAAGCGGGCCCGCCTCATGTGGCGGCTGGCCGATCTGATCCAGGAGAACGCCGACGAGCTCGGCGCGCTCGAGACGCAGGACAACGGCAAGCCCTACTTCGAAGCGCGGAAGGTGGATCTGCCCAGCGTGGTGGAGAACTTCCGCTACTTCGCCGGGATCGCCGACAAGGTGGGCGGCGAGACGATCCCCGTCTCGGGCCCCTTCCTGAACTACACGATGCGGGAGCCGGTGGGCGTGGTCGGGGCGATCGTGCCCTGGAACTTCCCCCTCTCGCTCGCGGCCTGGAAGGTCGCGCCGGCGCTCGCCTGCGGAAACGCGGTGATCCTGAAGCCGGCCGAGCAGACGCCCCTGACCGCGATCCGCCTCGGTGAACTGGCGGCCGAGGCCGGCTTCCCCCCCGGGGTGCTCAATGTGGTGCCCGGCTTCGGACACGAGGCCGGCGCGGCCCTCGTCGCCCACCCCGGCGTCGACACGGTGGCCTTCACCGGCTCCACCGAGGTGGGCCGAATCGTGGCACGCAGCGCGGCCGACACCCTCAAGAAGGTGTCGCTCGAGCTCGGCGGAAAGTCGCCCAACATCATCTTCGCCGACGCCGATCTGAAGGCCGCCATCCGCGGTGCGGGCACGGGTATCTTCTACGGCAAGGGCGAGGTGTGCGCCGCGGGCTCCCGGATTCTGGTCGAGCGACCGGTCTACGACGAGTTCGTGTCGGCCTTCGCCGCGCGCGCCGAAAAGACCACCGTGGGTGATCCGATGGACGCGGGCACGCGGCTCGGTGCCATCGTCAGCGAGGAGCAGCTCGAGCGGGTGCTCGGCTACGTCGAGGCCGGCAGGAGCGACGGGGCCCGCCTCGTGGCGGGCGGCGAGCGCACCTCCGTCGACGGCAAGGGCAACTTCGTGACCGCCACCGTCTTCGCCGACGTCGACCAGGAGATGACGATCGCTCGCGAGGAGATCTTCGGGCCGGTCGCCGCCGTGATCCCCTTCGATGGCGTGGAGGAGGCGATCGCGATCGCCAACGCCACCGAGTACGGCCTCGCCTCCGGCGTCTGGACGCGCGACGCGGGCAAGGCGCTGCGGGTCGCCCGCGACCTCCAGGCCGGCACGGTGTGGGTGAACACCTACAACCAGTACGACTCCGGCTCGCCCTTCGGCGGCTACAAGTCGTCGGGCTACGGGCGCGATCTCGGCGTGCAGGCCGCCCTCGACAAGTACACCCAGACCAAGAGCGTCTGGGTGGCGGTGGACGGATGAACGTCGTCATCGTCGATGCCGTCCGCACGCCGATCGGACGCCACGGTGGCGGACTCGCCGCCGTGCGCCCCGACGATCTGGCCGCGGTCACCATCGAGGCGCTCCTGCAGCGTACCTCGCTCGACCCGACCGAGATCGACGACGTGATCTTCGGCTGCACCAACCAGGCCGGGGAGGACAACCGCAACGTGGCCCGCATGGCGCTGCTCCGAGCCGGCCTGCCGGTCACCGTGCCGGGCCAGACGGTCAACCGTCTGTGTGGTTCGGGACTCCAGGCCGTTCTCTCCGCCGCACAGGCGATCCGAGCCGGCGAGGGCGAGGTGTTTCTCGCCGGCGGGGTGGAGAGCATGAGCCGGGCGCCCTGGGTCATGCTCAAGCCCGATTCGGGCTACCCGAAGGGCACCCCCGAGACGGCCGACACCGTGCTGGGCTGGCGCTTCACCAACCCCGCCCTGCCCGACCAGTGGACGATCGGGCTCGGCGAGACCGCCGAGGTGGTAGCGGCCGAGTTCGGGGTCACCCGCGAGGCCCAGGACGCCTTCGCGGCCGAGAGCCAGCGTCGCTGCGCCGAGGCCCTCGAGGCCGGGCGCTTCGATGACGAGATCGTGCCGGTGTCGGTGCCCCAGCGCCGCGGCGACCCGATCGTGGTCGATCGGGACGAGCACCCGCGCCCGGGCACCACTGCCGACAAGCTGGCGAAGCTGCGACCGGTGTTCGCGGCCGACGGCACCGTCACCGCCGGCAACGCGTCGGGCATCAACGACGGGGCGGCGGCGCTGCTCGTGATGAACGAGGACCGGGCGAAGGAGCTGGGCCTCGAGCCGCTCGCCCGGGTGATCGCGGGGGCGGTGGCCGGGGTGGAGCCGCACCGCATGGGCATGGGTCCCGTGCCCGCCTCCCGGCGCGCCCTCGAACGCGCCGGCTGGACCATCGACGATCTCGACCTCGTGGAGCTCAACGAGGCTTTCGCCGCACAGGCGCTCCCCTGCATGGAGCAGCTCGGACTGGATCCCGGAATCGTCAACGTCAACGGGGGTGCGATCGCGCTGGGCCACCCGGTCGGATGCTCGGGTGCCCGGATTCTCACCACCCTCGTGCACGAGATG contains the following coding sequences:
- a CDS encoding DNA-3-methyladenine glycosylase I; translation: MSTHPASDARCFWVPPDDELYRAYHDREWGRPVTDDVRLFEKVSLEAFQSGLSWRTILGKRDNFRRAFDGFEPARVAAYGDAEVQRLLGDAGIVRHRGKIEAVINNAARALELIDEAGSLAAFFWSFEPEPASRPAVLTEPVLRTMTTSDEAKALSKALRRRGWKFVGPTTAYAFMQAMGLVNDHQEGCPVRAEVEAERAALKRP
- a CDS encoding aldehyde dehydrogenase family protein, which produces MSHEVRTRLWIHNEAVDAASGLTFDTTNPATGATIASVARGAAADIDRAVASAREAMASPEWRGMDAHKRARLMWRLADLIQENADELGALETQDNGKPYFEARKVDLPSVVENFRYFAGIADKVGGETIPVSGPFLNYTMREPVGVVGAIVPWNFPLSLAAWKVAPALACGNAVILKPAEQTPLTAIRLGELAAEAGFPPGVLNVVPGFGHEAGAALVAHPGVDTVAFTGSTEVGRIVARSAADTLKKVSLELGGKSPNIIFADADLKAAIRGAGTGIFYGKGEVCAAGSRILVERPVYDEFVSAFAARAEKTTVGDPMDAGTRLGAIVSEEQLERVLGYVEAGRSDGARLVAGGERTSVDGKGNFVTATVFADVDQEMTIAREEIFGPVAAVIPFDGVEEAIAIANATEYGLASGVWTRDAGKALRVARDLQAGTVWVNTYNQYDSGSPFGGYKSSGYGRDLGVQAALDKYTQTKSVWVAVDG
- a CDS encoding thiolase family protein, producing the protein MNVVIVDAVRTPIGRHGGGLAAVRPDDLAAVTIEALLQRTSLDPTEIDDVIFGCTNQAGEDNRNVARMALLRAGLPVTVPGQTVNRLCGSGLQAVLSAAQAIRAGEGEVFLAGGVESMSRAPWVMLKPDSGYPKGTPETADTVLGWRFTNPALPDQWTIGLGETAEVVAAEFGVTREAQDAFAAESQRRCAEALEAGRFDDEIVPVSVPQRRGDPIVVDRDEHPRPGTTADKLAKLRPVFAADGTVTAGNASGINDGAAALLVMNEDRAKELGLEPLARVIAGAVAGVEPHRMGMGPVPASRRALERAGWTIDDLDLVELNEAFAAQALPCMEQLGLDPGIVNVNGGAIALGHPVGCSGARILTTLVHEMKRRGSGRGLASMCIGVGQGIAALVEGA
- a CDS encoding enoyl-CoA hydratase/isomerase family protein, giving the protein MSEKVLVHYEVRDKVGILTLDDPPANTYTYEMFQQFDAAVLKARMDSNVEVIMITGAGEKFFSAGANISMLNEADPYFKYYFCLHANETLNRLEHTPKLVIAALNGHTVGGGLEIAMAADLRVARKGAGKLGLPEVNLGVLPGTGGTQRLCRIVGKSHSIELMAEGDLFDFEAGLDKNLVNVIIEAESGDDFKEKALEYAKRFTTPNKASKAVGNIKRSVQTGIGLPFEQALTVERELQQQLFQSGDAKEGIAAYVEKRKADFKGS